In Calothrix sp. PCC 7507, one DNA window encodes the following:
- a CDS encoding glycosyltransferase: protein MKVLVALPITHPKVNSVDHVLHGIEAVSGTVGSIMRVASFLANAGLDVYLSLSSEGQSSKFLCIQHEKAKLEQFDWLIVHQSHWNSLELTFGNHVLSKTFLWLHNQTSWKFIHDFINSGGYRVIAPSGYQANIYRAINGWQEKIKFIYNPYCAVFVPKKAQVQHQLLFVGAITPSKGFVELMQIWSYIVQKQVNLQLAIAGGINIHKGADIKLGAMGIAESDFETKQIQPWLKTLPEKYQPQFLGALPPQELHKTICESWAVIVNPSWSSPETFCCSAVEAQACDRTVFGIAAGGLKETVYQGQLKTLTNGKSPEALGDLILHGLSHMEAVAENGKLAGEFARSKFNQQSISDAWIQSLSGKPIDSSILSTWDTPKDLAFDFLRWTGTGMAIKSAYGKLLNRP, encoded by the coding sequence ATGAAAGTTTTAGTTGCTTTACCTATAACCCACCCAAAAGTTAACTCTGTTGATCATGTTCTTCATGGCATTGAAGCAGTGTCAGGTACGGTAGGGTCAATTATGCGTGTGGCAAGTTTCCTCGCGAATGCTGGATTAGATGTTTATTTGAGCTTATCTTCTGAAGGTCAAAGTTCAAAATTTTTATGTATTCAGCATGAGAAAGCCAAATTAGAGCAATTTGATTGGTTGATTGTACATCAATCTCATTGGAATAGCCTTGAACTGACTTTCGGTAATCATGTTTTATCAAAAACTTTCCTCTGGTTACATAATCAGACTTCTTGGAAGTTTATTCATGATTTTATAAATAGCGGTGGTTATCGTGTTATTGCTCCTTCAGGCTATCAAGCAAATATTTATAGAGCTATAAATGGATGGCAGGAAAAAATAAAATTTATTTATAATCCTTATTGTGCAGTATTTGTGCCGAAGAAAGCACAAGTTCAGCATCAACTTTTGTTTGTAGGTGCTATTACACCTAGCAAAGGCTTTGTAGAATTGATGCAAATATGGTCATACATAGTGCAGAAGCAGGTCAATTTACAGCTAGCGATCGCAGGCGGCATTAATATACACAAAGGAGCTGATATAAAACTTGGTGCTATGGGAATTGCAGAGTCTGACTTTGAGACAAAGCAGATTCAGCCTTGGCTCAAAACTCTACCAGAAAAATATCAACCTCAATTTCTAGGAGCTTTACCGCCACAAGAACTACACAAAACAATTTGTGAGTCTTGGGCTGTAATCGTCAATCCATCATGGAGTTCCCCTGAGACTTTTTGCTGCTCTGCAGTTGAAGCACAAGCGTGCGATCGCACTGTATTTGGTATAGCCGCAGGTGGCCTTAAAGAAACAGTTTACCAAGGTCAATTAAAAACTCTCACAAATGGAAAATCACCTGAAGCATTAGGAGATTTGATTTTGCATGGTCTTTCTCATATGGAAGCAGTAGCTGAGAATGGAAAACTTGCCGGTGAATTTGCAAGAAGTAAGTTTAATCAGCAGAGTATTTCTGATGCCTGGATTCAATCACTATCTGGTAAACCAATTGATTCTAGTATCCTATCTACTTGGGATACTCCTAAAGATTTGGCATTTGATTTTCTGCGCTGGACAGGCACAGGTATGGCTATAAAATCTGCTTATGGAAAGTTACTTAATCGACCCTAA
- a CDS encoding glycosyltransferase family 2 protein encodes MIISFSALITNYNTWELTTFCTQELDHWSKDSLTEILVVDDASEQKAPDKNLPDKVRVIYNSENRGYVTSVNIGFSHLQEDVILLLDSDAYPLMDLTQPLAKLFASNPQLGVVGFKLVDEQGQPTGAYSREPNALELLLGQRLSAVYNTKFKHRIEAPPCLHSCGIAVRRIAFEEIGGFDEGFDFLDADLDFSMRLRAAGWHVQVDPNLVAYHKGGGSYQTTAKRVLRHQRNRWRLLAKHGHLPQPWLLKAGLLTRYVLEYGFLRIAGKLVIKDPETLEDKLYGRQQLLKEVIML; translated from the coding sequence ATGATCATCAGTTTTTCTGCCCTGATAACTAATTACAACACTTGGGAACTGACAACTTTCTGTACTCAAGAGCTTGATCATTGGTCTAAGGATAGTCTTACAGAGATTTTAGTTGTTGATGATGCCTCGGAACAAAAAGCACCCGATAAGAATCTACCTGATAAAGTACGAGTAATTTACAATTCTGAAAATCGTGGATATGTGACTAGTGTAAACATTGGTTTTAGCCATTTGCAAGAAGATGTAATTCTTCTCTTGGACAGTGATGCTTATCCCTTAATGGATTTGACTCAACCACTTGCCAAATTATTTGCCAGCAACCCACAATTAGGGGTTGTGGGTTTTAAACTCGTAGATGAGCAAGGTCAACCTACAGGTGCTTATAGTAGAGAACCGAATGCACTCGAATTATTGCTTGGACAAAGGTTATCAGCAGTATATAATACTAAGTTTAAGCACAGAATAGAAGCCCCTCCATGTCTCCATTCCTGTGGCATAGCTGTGCGAAGAATCGCCTTTGAAGAAATTGGTGGTTTTGATGAAGGATTTGATTTCTTGGATGCTGATCTAGATTTTTCCATGAGACTTCGTGCCGCTGGATGGCATGTACAAGTTGATCCCAATTTAGTTGCATATCACAAAGGTGGAGGTAGTTATCAAACTACAGCTAAACGGGTTTTGCGTCATCAGAGAAATCGATGGCGTTTGTTAGCAAAACATGGACATTTACCACAACCTTGGCTATTAAAAGCTGGACTACTAACTCGTTATGTACTTGAGTACGGTTTTTTGAGAATAGCAGGCAAATTGGTAATCAAAGATCCTGAAACTCTTGAAGATAAGCTATATGGCAGACAACAACTACTTAAGGAAGTTATCATGCTATGA
- a CDS encoding glycosyltransferase family 2 protein — translation MSQIKFSVIVPTYHRNDLLAKCLDCLAPDVQTFSADQYEVIVTDDGYQTTAQEIIQQQYPWAKWVAGPRKGPAANRNNGAKYAQGDWLAFTDDDCLPEPHWLEAYAEATKGSSLALEGAIYPLGNLNQDLAECPVNTEGGLFWSANIALQQQLFESISGFDSNYLLAAHEDQDLKIRVEKITKINFVPGAKLYHPVRVMSLKNLIARIPKQSANWAYHVNKHQIVSENGGQFLFTLKAYRFYLVLTLRNMYGLHFKKAIFALCYLIFGLPINWFYILQNQKNSSQIAR, via the coding sequence ATGAGTCAAATTAAGTTCAGTGTCATAGTCCCAACCTATCATCGCAATGATTTATTAGCAAAATGCCTAGATTGCCTCGCTCCAGATGTGCAAACATTTTCCGCAGACCAATATGAAGTAATTGTAACTGATGATGGTTATCAGACCACTGCTCAGGAAATAATTCAGCAGCAATACCCTTGGGCAAAATGGGTTGCTGGTCCTCGCAAAGGCCCAGCAGCAAACCGCAATAATGGAGCCAAGTATGCTCAAGGAGATTGGTTGGCTTTTACAGATGATGATTGTTTACCTGAGCCTCATTGGCTAGAAGCATATGCGGAAGCCACGAAAGGATCGTCACTTGCTTTAGAAGGTGCGATTTATCCATTGGGAAATCTCAATCAGGACTTAGCTGAGTGTCCAGTCAACACCGAAGGAGGACTTTTTTGGTCTGCCAATATTGCGTTACAGCAACAACTGTTTGAGAGCATCAGCGGTTTTGATTCTAACTATTTACTTGCTGCTCATGAAGACCAAGACTTAAAAATTCGGGTCGAAAAAATTACTAAGATTAATTTTGTTCCAGGAGCTAAATTATACCATCCAGTGAGAGTAATGTCTCTCAAAAATCTCATCGCCCGTATTCCTAAACAATCTGCCAATTGGGCTTATCATGTCAATAAACATCAGATTGTTAGTGAAAATGGGGGGCAATTCCTCTTTACACTAAAAGCTTATAGATTTTACTTGGTTTTAACATTGAGAAATATGTATGGATTGCATTTTAAAAAGGCTATATTTGCTTTATGCTATTTAATTTTTGGGTTGCCTATCAATTGGTTTTACATCTTGCAGAATCAGAAAAATTCCAGTCAGATAGCTAGATAA
- a CDS encoding glycosyltransferase family 2 protein — MLSKIDVPIPVFILHWNRPEECLKTLQHFLNQDLPLEISVLDNSSSPKNIEKIKTSLPGEVNWIQLLENKGWGGAFNIVLQQWLDDGISDYCIISAHDTLLENQCLSMLIDAMESDKSIGIICPEYGGKSSNLPRFSPIRGPRLINNIAPRQYGEVEYVDFAHATLLVFRKDCLKKIGVFDKRYFAYGDEYDISIRAKKMGWKVAILWGAIITNPITASSKPVINYLLARNTLLLAKVHGGFISSWCRAILMLCRFPLTLCQQPSEKPVVIAKFLGLKDFLLGRYGKPPIDSLS, encoded by the coding sequence TTGCTATCAAAAATTGATGTTCCCATACCTGTATTCATTCTACACTGGAATCGTCCTGAAGAATGCCTAAAAACATTGCAGCATTTTCTGAACCAAGATTTACCACTCGAAATTTCAGTCTTAGACAACTCATCTTCTCCTAAGAATATTGAGAAAATCAAAACAAGCTTACCTGGTGAAGTTAACTGGATTCAATTACTAGAAAATAAAGGTTGGGGAGGGGCTTTTAATATTGTGCTTCAACAGTGGTTGGATGATGGTATATCTGATTACTGTATTATTAGTGCCCATGACACATTACTGGAAAATCAATGTCTAAGTATGTTAATTGATGCTATGGAAAGCGATAAAAGTATTGGCATTATTTGCCCTGAATATGGCGGCAAAAGCTCTAACTTACCAAGGTTTTCGCCAATACGTGGGCCTAGACTAATTAATAATATTGCTCCTCGCCAATATGGAGAAGTAGAATATGTTGACTTTGCTCATGCAACACTACTTGTATTTAGGAAGGATTGTTTAAAGAAAATAGGAGTGTTCGATAAACGTTATTTTGCTTATGGAGATGAATACGATATTAGTATCAGGGCAAAAAAGATGGGTTGGAAAGTAGCAATCTTGTGGGGAGCTATTATTACAAATCCTATAACTGCTTCCTCTAAACCCGTTATTAATTATCTTCTGGCACGGAATACTTTACTATTGGCAAAAGTGCATGGTGGATTTATATCTTCATGGTGTAGAGCTATTTTAATGCTTTGCCGATTTCCTCTAACGCTATGTCAGCAACCTAGTGAAAAACCGGTAGTTATTGCTAAATTTTTAGGGCTAAAAGATTTTTTATTAGGTCGATATGGCAAACCACCAATCGATTCCTTGAGTTAA
- a CDS encoding NAD-dependent epimerase/dehydratase family protein: MNKLLVTGSSGLIGSEVCLYFATLGWQIHGVDNNQRAVFFGTQGDTRWNQQRLQSLIKGFVHHEVDIRDRQGVLDLIDSLRPDAIVHTAAQPSHDLAAKIPFDDFDTNAVGTLNLLEAIRQFAPEAPFVHLSTNKVYGDAPNEIPMLELDTRWDYADSNYEYGIPETFRIDQSKHSIFGASKVAADVMVQEYGRYFGLKTCCLRGGCLTGPNHSGVELHGFLSYLVKSNLEGRTYKIFGYKGKQVRDNIHSYDVARFIEVFINNPRSGEVYNLGGGKNNTCSILEAFDIVSSLSGKPMQYEYIDKNREGDHICYYSDLRKMQQHYPQWSITKSLTDIFTEITKSWQVRLK; this comes from the coding sequence ATGAATAAACTGCTTGTTACAGGTTCCTCAGGACTGATAGGCTCTGAGGTATGCCTTTATTTTGCTACTCTTGGCTGGCAAATTCATGGTGTTGACAATAACCAAAGAGCGGTTTTCTTTGGTACTCAAGGAGATACTCGCTGGAACCAACAAAGGTTGCAGTCCTTAATTAAAGGTTTTGTACATCATGAAGTGGATATACGCGATCGCCAAGGTGTGTTAGACCTAATTGATAGTTTAAGACCAGATGCGATCGTCCATACCGCCGCCCAGCCTAGCCACGATCTCGCAGCCAAAATCCCCTTTGATGACTTTGACACTAATGCTGTCGGGACTTTGAACCTCTTAGAAGCAATTCGCCAGTTTGCTCCTGAAGCCCCCTTTGTCCATCTCTCCACTAATAAAGTCTACGGTGATGCTCCTAACGAAATCCCCATGTTGGAGTTAGATACCCGTTGGGACTATGCTGACTCAAATTATGAATATGGCATTCCTGAGACTTTCCGGATTGACCAATCTAAACACTCAATTTTTGGCGCTTCTAAAGTAGCTGCCGATGTCATGGTACAGGAATATGGACGCTACTTTGGATTGAAAACCTGTTGCTTGCGGGGTGGTTGTTTAACGGGTCCAAATCATTCAGGAGTTGAGCTACATGGGTTTCTTAGCTATCTAGTGAAGTCAAATTTAGAAGGGCGTACTTACAAGATTTTTGGCTATAAAGGTAAGCAAGTTCGTGATAACATTCACTCCTATGATGTGGCTCGTTTCATAGAAGTATTTATCAACAATCCTCGTTCTGGAGAAGTTTATAATCTGGGAGGTGGTAAAAATAATACCTGTTCTATCCTGGAAGCCTTCGACATTGTTTCTTCTCTTTCAGGTAAACCAATGCAATATGAATATATAGATAAAAACCGTGAGGGTGATCACATTTGCTATTACAGCGATTTGCGTAAAATGCAACAGCATTATCCCCAGTGGTCAATTACTAAGTCATTAACTGATATTTTTACAGAGATTACTAAATCATGGCAAGTGCGGTTGAAATAG
- a CDS encoding glycosyltransferase family 4 protein, producing MSYFNNKTIKVFIVCSGLGHVKRGFESFTQECFDALSSSPELDVTLFKGGGKSTPNQISLGNFPRESPLGIHLGKLTGRGSYFIEQTSFSCSLIPHIYQQQPDVIYFSDGAIGNFLWHWRKLTGQPYKLLFSNGGPLSPPFHRWDHVQQVVPIHLQAAVEVGEPLEKQSLVSYGINIYSQFKILTVAEKASLKRKLELPNDLPIILSVGAINKSHKRMDYLIREVAQLPKPHPYLLILGQMEAESPEVLELGNKLLEPDKFQIRTVAAHEVADYYQVSDAFVLASLGEGFGRVFLEAMSYGLPCLAHDYEVTRFVLKEEGYLANFQLPGSLTSLISQALSQNDDISKYRRHQLVYEYFSWDSLRSSYVSMIHRCAVNNLATADQEKLNSSL from the coding sequence ATGAGCTATTTTAATAATAAAACAATTAAAGTTTTTATTGTTTGTTCTGGACTTGGCCATGTTAAACGAGGCTTCGAGTCCTTTACTCAAGAGTGCTTTGACGCTTTGTCCTCATCTCCAGAATTAGATGTCACACTGTTTAAAGGAGGAGGGAAATCCACTCCTAACCAAATTTCATTAGGTAACTTTCCTCGCGAGAGTCCGTTAGGAATTCATTTGGGCAAATTAACAGGCAGAGGTTCCTATTTTATTGAGCAAACATCGTTTAGTTGTAGCCTAATACCTCATATTTATCAACAGCAACCTGATGTAATTTACTTCAGTGATGGTGCAATAGGAAATTTTCTCTGGCACTGGCGAAAATTAACAGGACAACCCTATAAACTTCTCTTTTCTAACGGTGGTCCTTTATCACCTCCTTTTCACCGTTGGGATCATGTGCAGCAAGTAGTACCTATCCATCTGCAAGCTGCTGTAGAAGTAGGTGAACCTTTAGAAAAGCAAAGCTTAGTATCTTATGGTATAAATATATATTCTCAATTTAAAATATTAACTGTTGCTGAAAAAGCCAGTTTGAAACGGAAGTTAGAATTACCAAATGATTTACCAATTATCTTATCAGTAGGAGCGATTAATAAATCTCACAAGCGGATGGATTACTTAATCCGTGAAGTTGCTCAGTTACCAAAGCCGCATCCCTATTTGTTAATCTTGGGTCAGATGGAAGCTGAATCTCCAGAAGTTTTAGAATTAGGTAATAAATTACTAGAGCCAGACAAATTTCAAATAAGAACAGTTGCTGCTCATGAAGTTGCTGATTACTATCAAGTGTCAGACGCTTTTGTGCTGGCTTCTTTAGGTGAAGGCTTCGGGCGTGTATTCCTGGAAGCAATGTCTTATGGCTTGCCTTGTTTAGCTCATGATTATGAGGTAACGCGCTTTGTCCTCAAGGAAGAAGGATATTTAGCCAACTTTCAATTACCTGGCAGCTTGACGAGTCTTATTTCCCAGGCTTTAAGTCAAAATGATGATATTTCTAAGTATCGACGACATCAATTGGTCTATGAATATTTTAGCTGGGATAGTCTGCGTTCTTCCTACGTAAGCATGATACATCGTTGTGCTGTCAACAATTTAGCCACTGCTGATCAAGAAAAACTTAATTCAAGTTTATAA
- a CDS encoding glycosyltransferase family 4 protein codes for MRILSLNCYILGHITYQNILEKTFRESIPEVELYSLHLTDYYKEDFLGRLVHLLLRQRFPGSSKTDYDFHRLRTEVANSFFAHRCLAQAIKKYQPDLLHIHTQGIALLSASLFRKIPSVISIDCTTAPIAASHSSPANITYQPILALEKQCFENAAHIVACSDWARQSVIEDYAISPKKVTTIPYGMPLEQFEIIQRPRNLTSNKTRLLFVGNDFTRKGGYDLLNIFLEHFIDTCELNIVTNASIDIPEIPSIQLHKGIRPMSPELFQLYQDADIFVLPTHEDVYGVVFIEAMASGLPCIGTKVMAVPELVKNGVNGFTIPPKDKNSLYGVLRKLVDSPELRLSMGLAGRKIAKETFDAKINCRKLVSVFDECL; via the coding sequence ATGAGAATATTAAGCTTAAATTGTTATATCTTAGGTCATATTACATATCAGAACATTCTGGAAAAAACTTTTCGAGAAAGTATACCAGAAGTAGAACTTTATTCACTACATCTAACAGACTACTATAAGGAAGATTTTTTAGGAAGGCTTGTACATTTGCTTTTGAGGCAAAGATTTCCAGGTTCTAGTAAAACAGATTATGACTTTCATCGGTTGCGGACAGAAGTAGCTAACTCGTTTTTTGCTCATCGTTGTTTGGCACAAGCTATTAAAAAGTATCAACCCGATTTACTGCATATACATACACAAGGTATTGCTTTACTCTCAGCCTCTCTATTCCGAAAAATTCCATCTGTAATTTCTATTGATTGCACCACTGCTCCCATTGCTGCTAGTCATTCATCACCTGCTAATATTACTTATCAACCAATCTTAGCTCTAGAAAAACAATGCTTTGAAAATGCTGCTCATATTGTTGCTTGTTCTGATTGGGCGAGACAGTCTGTAATTGAGGATTATGCTATCTCGCCAAAAAAGGTGACAACTATTCCATACGGAATGCCTCTAGAGCAGTTTGAAATTATTCAACGACCCAGAAATTTAACCAGCAATAAAACTCGCTTGCTATTTGTTGGCAATGACTTTACTCGTAAAGGTGGATATGATCTACTAAATATTTTCTTAGAACACTTTATTGATACCTGTGAATTAAACATAGTTACCAATGCATCTATAGATATTCCTGAAATACCCAGTATTCAACTCCATAAAGGCATTCGTCCCATGTCTCCTGAGTTGTTTCAACTTTATCAAGATGCAGATATATTTGTTTTACCAACTCACGAAGATGTTTATGGAGTAGTTTTTATTGAAGCAATGGCATCTGGATTGCCTTGCATAGGTACTAAAGTCATGGCTGTTCCAGAACTAGTTAAAAATGGAGTCAATGGTTTTACAATTCCCCCTAAAGATAAAAATTCTTTGTATGGTGTTCTCCGTAAATTAGTGGATTCTCCTGAGCTAAGGCTGTCTATGGGACTTGCCGGTCGAAAAATTGCCAAGGAAACATTTGATGCCAAGATTAATTGCCGTAAGCTTGTCAGTGTCTTTGACGAATGTTTGTAA
- a CDS encoding glycosyltransferase family 4 protein translates to MKKLIVHIAETDVSEQSGMGRVSWHWKNEFERRGYEFLHIGPKQVGPLPHAALFPRASRRFYRQLGRTASAFIVHEPASGVFLDFNIPTVLVSHGVERRGWNLNLQGKYGTTQKLKLRTKLLFPLWRLRHCDSGLRKANLLLLLNQEDCDFVQKYYHRDIRNIFLFENGVYPYEFDGEKTSEIKHTPTILFTGSWIERKGIKTLIDAAQILQKRGLYPHWLIAGTVFDSETVLASWPKEIHPYLEIIPKFLASDEINLLARSQIFILPSFFEGQSLALLQAMAAGKCCITTNCCGQKDIIRHGYNGLLYEPGDAEKLAALIEDCVIDSNLRISLGRNAKASMQNHSWKEVSVEVVDRIEALLKQN, encoded by the coding sequence GTGAAAAAACTAATTGTTCATATTGCCGAGACAGATGTTTCTGAGCAATCTGGAATGGGGCGAGTTTCATGGCATTGGAAGAATGAATTTGAAAGACGGGGTTACGAATTTCTCCACATTGGGCCTAAACAAGTGGGTCCACTTCCTCATGCAGCACTTTTCCCTCGTGCATCTCGTCGATTTTATCGCCAGTTAGGTCGCACTGCATCCGCCTTTATAGTCCATGAACCTGCTTCAGGAGTTTTTCTGGATTTTAATATCCCGACTGTGCTAGTCAGTCATGGTGTAGAACGCAGAGGCTGGAACCTAAATTTGCAAGGAAAATATGGAACAACTCAAAAGTTAAAATTGCGGACAAAACTTCTTTTTCCTTTATGGAGGTTACGTCATTGTGACTCAGGCTTAAGAAAAGCAAATCTTCTACTACTCTTGAACCAGGAAGATTGTGATTTTGTACAAAAGTATTATCATCGAGATATAAGAAATATTTTTCTATTTGAAAATGGAGTTTATCCCTATGAATTTGATGGGGAGAAAACATCTGAGATTAAACATACACCTACTATCCTTTTTACTGGTTCTTGGATAGAACGTAAAGGAATTAAAACACTAATTGATGCTGCTCAAATTTTACAGAAACGGGGCTTATATCCACATTGGTTAATAGCGGGTACAGTTTTTGATAGTGAAACTGTTTTAGCTTCTTGGCCAAAGGAAATACACCCCTATCTAGAAATAATTCCTAAATTTCTAGCATCAGATGAAATTAATCTGCTTGCTCGTTCTCAAATCTTTATTTTACCCAGTTTTTTTGAAGGTCAATCTTTAGCACTGCTTCAAGCAATGGCGGCAGGAAAATGTTGTATTACTACCAATTGCTGTGGTCAAAAAGATATAATCCGTCATGGCTATAACGGATTACTATATGAACCAGGTGATGCTGAAAAGTTAGCTGCTCTAATAGAAGACTGTGTTATTGATAGTAATTTGAGAATAAGTTTGGGAAGGAATGCTAAAGCTTCAATGCAAAACCACTCATGGAAAGAGGTGTCTGTAGAAGTGGTAGATCGCATAGAAGCCTTATTAAAGCAGAACTAA
- a CDS encoding glycosyltransferase family 2 protein: MTKNIPKIVVITPIKNEEWILDRFLSVTSQFADHIIIADQNSTDNSIDICKRYPKVTLIANKSDKFNEAERQLLLINTARELVPEHKILLALDADEILAANATQTSGWQAMLRAKPGTVLCFEKPELYLTPDQCLRYDYPWPLGYVDDGAEHQPKKIHSIRIPQPEYSSILHIHDVKILHYALSRISGQQAKMRYYSVLENIFSTHSLITRRRAYVFNRDVISKDRLSQSPKEWFCKWEELGIDMHTVENKKYYWQDFEVLKYFSQYGYLRFWFDDIWKFDWESCRLYAKSLGIENIPDNRIFTPPKYLDKLSDLITKCLVTIKSLLTN, encoded by the coding sequence ATGACCAAAAATATTCCTAAAATTGTTGTAATTACACCAATTAAGAATGAGGAGTGGATATTAGACCGTTTTTTATCTGTTACTAGCCAGTTTGCAGATCATATTATTATCGCTGATCAAAATTCTACAGATAACAGTATTGATATCTGTAAGCGTTATCCAAAAGTAACTCTAATTGCAAATAAGTCAGATAAATTTAACGAAGCAGAACGCCAATTACTGCTGATCAATACAGCTAGAGAACTTGTTCCCGAACATAAAATACTCTTGGCTTTAGATGCAGATGAAATTCTTGCAGCTAATGCTACTCAAACCTCTGGATGGCAGGCAATGCTCAGGGCAAAACCTGGGACGGTTTTATGCTTTGAAAAGCCAGAACTTTACCTGACACCAGATCAGTGTCTTCGATATGATTATCCCTGGCCGTTGGGATACGTAGATGATGGTGCAGAACATCAACCCAAAAAAATTCACAGTATCCGAATTCCTCAACCAGAATATAGTTCTATTTTACATATCCATGATGTCAAAATACTCCATTATGCTTTAAGTCGCATCAGCGGGCAACAAGCTAAGATGAGATATTACTCTGTTTTAGAGAATATCTTCAGTACTCACTCACTAATAACTCGGCGTCGAGCATATGTGTTCAATAGAGATGTCATATCAAAAGACAGGTTAAGTCAATCCCCAAAAGAATGGTTTTGCAAGTGGGAAGAACTTGGGATTGATATGCATACTGTTGAAAACAAAAAATATTACTGGCAAGATTTTGAAGTTCTTAAATATTTTAGCCAATATGGATACTTACGATTTTGGTTTGATGATATTTGGAAATTTGATTGGGAATCTTGTCGTTTATATGCGAAATCATTAGGTATAGAAAATATCCCTGATAATCGGATTTTTACACCTCCAAAATATCTGGATAAGCTGAGTGATTTAATAACTAAATGTTTAGTGACGATTAAAAGTTTGTTAACTAATTAA
- a CDS encoding glycosyltransferase family 4 protein, whose translation MKILIYSPFFYPKIGGLETIISTLAHEFMYQGHEVKLISQTPDTDSKKFPFEVIRLPSFQQVLKLTNWCDVYFQGCVSLKGFFPLLFVPRPLVVTHQTWYRRIHGSLGWQDYLKKFVTHFATNISVSHALAKTIPTSSTVIPNSYQEDIFYEVPGIYRNQELVFLGRLVSDKGANLLLDALAELKSLGMTPKLTIIGSGPEEDSLRQQAKNLKIIEQVDFAGVKIEHELAKILNAHQIMVVPSLWDEPFGIVALEGIACGCVVVGSEGGGLKDAIGPCGVIFPNGNLQALTHTLFNLLQNPQQLAAYRSNADSHLLRHRKSAVAKAYLEVIEAAMK comes from the coding sequence ATGAAAATACTTATATATTCACCATTTTTTTATCCAAAAATAGGTGGATTAGAAACAATAATTTCCACTTTAGCCCATGAATTCATGTATCAAGGACATGAAGTTAAATTAATATCACAAACACCAGACACAGACTCAAAAAAATTTCCATTTGAAGTCATCAGACTGCCTAGTTTCCAACAAGTACTAAAGCTAACTAATTGGTGTGATGTTTATTTTCAAGGCTGTGTAAGTTTAAAAGGTTTTTTTCCTCTGCTATTTGTCCCTCGTCCTTTGGTTGTAACTCATCAAACTTGGTATCGGCGTATACATGGCAGTCTGGGTTGGCAAGATTATCTCAAGAAGTTTGTTACTCATTTTGCGACTAACATTTCAGTTAGTCATGCTTTAGCTAAAACAATACCAACATCATCTACTGTTATTCCTAATTCCTATCAGGAGGATATTTTCTATGAAGTCCCAGGGATTTACCGCAACCAAGAACTTGTTTTTTTAGGAAGATTGGTTTCTGATAAGGGAGCCAATTTACTACTGGATGCATTAGCTGAACTCAAATCTTTGGGAATGACTCCTAAACTGACAATTATTGGTAGTGGACCAGAAGAAGATAGCTTACGTCAACAAGCCAAGAACTTAAAAATTATTGAGCAAGTTGATTTTGCTGGAGTGAAAATTGAGCATGAGTTAGCCAAAATATTAAATGCTCATCAAATTATGGTAGTGCCTTCCCTGTGGGATGAACCATTTGGTATTGTCGCTTTAGAAGGGATTGCTTGTGGTTGTGTTGTTGTTGGTTCAGAGGGTGGAGGCTTAAAAGATGCGATCGGCCCATGTGGTGTAATATTTCCTAATGGGAATTTGCAAGCACTAACTCACACCCTATTTAATTTGTTACAAAATCCGCAGCAGCTAGCAGCTTATAGATCCAATGCAGATTCTCACCTATTACGTCATCGTAAATCAGCGGTAGCTAAGGCTTATTTAGAAGTGATTGAGGCAGCAATGAAGTGA